From one Phycodurus eques isolate BA_2022a chromosome 19, UOR_Pequ_1.1, whole genome shotgun sequence genomic stretch:
- the raraa gene encoding retinoic acid receptor alpha-A isoform X3 — protein sequence MVYTCHREKNCIINKVTRNRCQYCRLQKCLEVGMSKESVRNDRNKKKKDEKKQECTESYVLSPDTEQMIDRVRKAHKETFPSLCQLGKYTTNNSSERRVSLDVDLWDKFSELSTKCIIKTVEFAKQLPGFTTLTIADQITLLKAACLDILILRICTRYTPEQDTMTFSDGLTLNRTQMHNAGFGPLTDLVFAFANQLIPLEMDDAETGLLSAICLLCGDRQDLEQAEKVDILQEPLLEALKIYVRKRRPHKPHMFPKMLMKITDLRSISAKGAERVITLKMEIPGSMPPLIQEMLENSEGLESGASGGRPCGTPPGSCSPSLSPSSAQSSPATQSP from the exons ATGGTGTACACTTGTCACCGCGAGAAGAACTGCATCATCAACAAAGTCACCCGAAATCGCTGCCAGTACTGTCGGCTTCAGAAGTGCCTGGAAGTCGGAATGTCCAAGGAAT CTGTGAGAAATGACcggaacaagaagaagaaggacgAAAAGAAGCAGGAGTGCACAGAGAGCTACGTGCTGAGCCCCGACACCgagcaaatgattgacagagTCCGCAAGGCCCACAAGGAAACGTTCCCCTCCCTGTGCCAGCTCGGCAAATACACTACG AACAACAGCTCGGAACGACGTGTGTCCTTGGACGTGGACCTCTGGGACAAGTTCAGCGAGCTGTCCACCAAATGCATCATCAAGACGGTGGAATTCGCCAAGCAGCTTCCCGGCTTCACGACGCTCACAATCGCCGACCAGATCACCTTGCTCAAAGCCGCCTGTCTGGACATCCTG ATACTGCGGATCTGTACACGCTACACCCCAGAGCAAGACACCATGACCTTCTCAGACGGACTCACGCTAAACCGCACCCAGATGCACAACGCCGGCTTCGGACCGCTCACCGACCTGGTCTTTGCCTTCGCCAACCAGCTGATCCCGCTGGAGATGGACGATGCCGAGACGGGGCTGCTCAGCGCCATCTGTCTGCTGTGCGGAG ATCGTCAGGATCTGGAACAAGCAGAGAAGGTGGACATCCTGCAGGAGCCGCTTCTGGAGGCACTGAAGATCTacgtgaggaagaggaggccccACAAACCGCACATGTTCCCCAAGATGCTGATGAAGATCACCGATTTGAGGAGCATCAGCGCTAAGG GGGCTGAGCGTGTCATCACCCTGAAAATGGAGATCCCGGGCTCCATGCCTCCCCTCATCCAGGAGATGCTGGAGAACTCCGAGGGCCTAGAAAGCGGCGCCTCGGGGGGCCGTCCCTGCGGCACGCCGCCGGGTAGTTGCAGCCCCAGTTTGTCCCCGAGCTCCGCCCAAAGTAGTCCAGCCACACAATCGCCGTAG
- the mki67 gene encoding proliferation marker protein Ki-67: MPLHGKIVVVKRSGGDGTEFPLTASCLFGRKPDCDIRIQLPQVSKEHCRIDLNENKEVILTNLSSVNPTRVNGEVLQQSERLKDGDVITIVDRSFRFEYPPAPTPKKFIKGSKAGTPKSHLKDGTNHNIQRSLEQTKGKDPKEDGDTQQSNTVSPFSDLYQMIRKSLDVRTPQKSTGTNIRTPSRKINVSTKGTPKVAEATVSHGEAEAEAKGTSNVVPTSDKKRSNSPQIIPSDVMTPAKNAANKSEASSPQTRQRVTPQRFNASDDVERICTPTLKSPVRRRSTESTPAKQDDKVMSSPHNKNSPGVIKKGVANKRKSAELALDSPAPHMKKKCVSFGGYLVPELFDKKMPPDSPLRKGENPRRSLCLVKPKQSLLRRASVIGLLNVAESPTKKSSRSPNVSVRNSPKGRSPSSKEPSPGKKTPKPRTPSPHKKSPKSTPAKSPRPNTPSAKASLSGQKSSKSRSSSDKTSPRTPLPKSAKSTPTSPKWPTPVIKSLKPNTPSAIVSMSRKKSPKSRSSPESSENTSRTPLPKSPKSTPASPKWVCLTMKSPKLNTQSAKASLSGEKSPKWRSSYPASSEKTSKLSTPRRTSSSSNKLETPLTIGPTCKETPTSTKRTSPRLTTQGNGNKTPVKAPQGTQMNISSVQGRFSVSRIETPTPMAEAAIVDPVQSATVIPKIPLKRKLMKSASRKTPLAKSAIKVMIRRSGISRASMKAMSSWADTVRFGQVKVQAAVPAKKTVKSIVTTTKAVKKKVSRPQTPLRKQLGHASTGHADSPVTIVVGRAFTQKVSHPTGAAPKVIFNTVISKKNMKMDEDLSGISEMFRTPLKEVARKLETNSSSTTKTPLLVNEPAVLEPSVLNTPEEPGEMVVSPLTLASTAKAGRYNKEAVKRLLNGSQESSFNNLSSGMEIKDDSVEQQYTGMKASDVTTPKQKPQPSVCLTGVRRLMKTPRQKAEPVEDIRGKLLKTPKQKPEQQECLTGVKRIMRTPRQKIEPVEDLSGKRLKTPKQKSEEKNIFTTPTASEHINLQRKLLQTPKEAEDADVSFSGIADLLETPAKDSHNLVTPAKESQDLPEQTNSATPKVSNSPIDCFAGIKKVMKTPKQRSAPFEGILGIERLMKTPKVRSEPVEDNFGPKQLMKSPRLRGSAPLEDFEGLQELIKEPVEFKDHPASSYLDEEKDFIQGQPEDKVSSGVTHDTPQLDISREKTEVLVEVPSVACESLEAKKAVSQAVSEAAPGVTEMHTASIESANSKKSVQGRRAKIAEPKVAEPVTTESSEGPVVTALVRGRRGKKVDPTEPPAEEAIVAPKTKRGRFAKKVETVQQAAPETLPEPENEQSLPVDIEPVLKNSVAPLENEAVKPKRGRYAKKALEQIDTFLDAATETLMEPDSEPTLPENIEPPISDSVALLEKVAVRPKRGRCAKKPSEQIETIAEAATETLPEPKGEQTLPVDIEPAMNKSVAPLERESVQPKRGRYAKKVETVEQAATETLPEPESEQSLPVDIEPVMKKSVAPLENEAVKPKRGRYAKKALDQIETFLEAATETLMEPDSEPTLPENIEPPISDSVALLEKVAVRPKRGRCAKKASEQIETIAEAATETLPEPKGEQTLPVDIEPAMNKSVAPLERESVKPKRGRYAKKVETVEQAATETLPEPESRQSLPVDIEPAMNNSVAPLEKEAVKSKRGRYAKKALEQIETIPVAATLLELDIEPAVTDNVAPLEEAVKPKRGRKPKQFSHCKQAQSSACSDVSQDNTQQDNSEGSGDRQGQMPSEHHENKSSDSAKSLPEFKTATERDITVVQKSSLRGRRGKLVENTAEEEKQDTGFEEALVSAPVRARRGKRIEATATPAGRQTTRNRNAKTKKDACDAQSVMVPEKDMELNLVTGTSETHTSQDDVRMSDEDLVNKSTRGRRAKHTPVEPPQPKLEKTLEIEQPSVSVQPQLPAPTNKKGRGRKVISETVELEEHEKDEIISEEIKHQSKPLARTRGRNAKHKEELDNSDKTSIVAQSVLQEIIKTSGEQTVDVENPVQVQAEAPQFSEPEQMSEHASSSTKTRRGVVQKLKQEAVTPRSAENQDSPIETPTEKPKRGRQAKQVEDGTTSEETDIATRRVVRKPKQEVTVESVENHDCPIGTLTEKPKRGRRAKQVEDVTTSEVKEKPEPQQKPQRGRGLKTNLKNEMPQVVPAKRARRGLAFACDGGQRRSSSVSHSTGVSYSFIRTSQKGKTTKTCKISEVEPRGRSS; the protein is encoded by the exons ATGCCACTACATGGAAAAATAGTTGTGGTTAAGCGGAGCGGAGGAGACGGCACGGAATTTCCTCTGACTGCATCGTGCTTGTTTGGAAG gAAGCCTGACTGTGATATTCGTATTCAGCTTCCCCAAGTTTCGAAGGAGCACTGCAGAATTgacttgaatgaaaataaagag GTTATACTAACAAATTTGAGCTCAGTGAACCCGACCCGTGTCAACGGAGAGGTGCTGCAACAGTCTGAGCGTTTGAAGGATGGTGATGTCATAACCATTGTTGACCGTTCTTTCAG GTTTGAGTACCCTCCAGCACCCACGCCGAAGAAATTTATCAAAGGAAGCAAAGCCGGAACCCCCAAATCCCATCTTAAAGATGGAACTAACCACAATATCCAGCGATCACTGGAGCAAACTAAGGGGAAGGACCCCAAGGAGGACGGTGACACGCAACAAAGCAATACAGTGTCTCCTTTTAGTGATCTCTATCAAATGATCAGAAAATCTCTGGATGTTAGGACCCCTCAGAAATCTACTGGCACTAACATCCGGACGCCATCGAGGAAAATCAATGTTTCTACAAAAGGCACACCAAAAGTGGCAGAGGCCACAGTCTCTCATGGCGAAGCTGAAGCAGAGGCTAAAGGTACAAGTAATGTCGTCCCGACATCTGACAAGAAGCGTAGCAATTCCCCCCAGATTATCCCTTCTGATGTGATGACTCCCGCTAAAAATGCAGCAAATAAGTCTGAAGCGAGCTCTCCACAGACAAGGCAGCGTGTCACTCCTCAGAGGTTTAATGCCAGTGATGATGTTGAGCGAATTTGTACTCCAACACTCAAGTCGCCCGTGAGACGCAGGAGCACGGAGTCCACACCAGCCAAGCAAGATGACAAAGTCATGTCCAGTCCACACAATAAAAACTCGCCAGGAGTCATCAAAAAAg GGGTGGCAAATAAACGCAAAAGCGCAGAGCTTGCGCTTGACTCACCAGCACCACATATGAAGaagaaatgtgtttcttttggAGGTTACCTGGTTCCTGAGCTCTTTGATAAAAAAATGCCCCCTGATTCTCCCCTACGCAAAGGCGAGAATCCTAGAAGGAGCCTCTGTCTTGTTAAACCCAAACAATCACTGCTGAGACGAGCATCAGTCATTGGCCTGCTAAAT GTGGCTGAAAGTCCCACAAAAAAGAGCTCCAGATCTCCAAACGTTTCTGTGAGGAACTCTCCAAAAGGACGCTCCCCATCATCCAAAGAGCCATCCCCAGGAAAGAAGACTCCAAAACCAAGGACACCTTCTCCTCATAAGAAGTCTCCAAAATCTACACCAGCGAAGTCACCGAGACCCAACACTCCATCTGCCAAGGCCTCATTGTCAGGACAGAAATCATCCAAATCAAGATCCTCTTCGGATAAGACATCACCAAGGACACCTTTGCCCAAGTCAGCAAAATCTACACCAACCTCACCCAAGTGGCCGACTCCTGTTATAAAGTCATTAAAACCCAACACACCATCTGCCATTGTGTCAATGTCAAGAAAGAAATCTCCCAAATCAAGATCTTCCCCAGAATCTTCAGAAAATACATCACGGACACCTTTGCCCAAGTCTCCAAAATCTACACCAGCCTCGCCCAAGTGGGTGTGTCTTACTATGAAGTCACCAAAACTCAACACACAGTCTGCCAAGGCTTCATTGTCAGGTGAAAAATCACCAAAATGGAGGTCTTCTTATCCAGCTTCTTCTGAGAAGACATCAAAACTCAGCACACCGAGGAGAACATCTTCCTCCAGCAACAAATTAGAAACTCCTTTGACCATAGGGCCGACATGCAAGGAAACACCCACCAGCACAAAGAGGACATCCCCCAGGCTTACCACTCAGGGAAATGGCAACAAAACACCAGTGAAAGCACCCCAGGGCACCCAAATGAACATTTCATCCGTACAAGGACGCTTTTCTGTGTCTCGCATCGAAACTCCAACACCAATGGCAGAAGCTGCAATCGTGGATCCAGTGCAGTCAGCCACGGTGATACCCAAAATCCCTCTGAAAAGGAAACTCATGAAGAGTGCTTCACGCAAGACTCCTTTGGCGAAGAGTGCTATTAAAGTCATGATCAGAAGAAGTGGCATTTCACGGGCATCAATGAAAG CAATGAGTTCTTGGGCGGACACTGTCAGGTTCGGGCAGGTTAAGGTCCAAGCGGCTGTCCCAGCCAAAAAGACAGTAAAAAGTATTGTAACAACTACAAAGGCTGTGAAGAAGAAGGTGTCCAGACCACAG ACTCCTCTAAGAAAGCAGCTGGGCCATGCAAGCACTGGACATGCAGATTCGCCTGTTACGATCGTTGTGGGCCGAGCTTTCACGCAGAAAGTTTCGCACCCAACTGGTGCTGCACCAAAAGTCATCTTCAATACAGTAATctcaaagaaaaacatgaaaatggatGAGGATTTATCTG GAATCTCTGAAATGTTTAGAACACCTTTAAAAGAGGTGGCGAGAAAATTGGAAAccaacagcagcagcaccacAAAGACACCATTGCTAGTTAATGAGCCAGCTGTGCTAGAGCCTTCTGTGCTGAATACTCCTGAAGAGCCAG GTGAAATGGTCGTATCCCCACTCACTCTTGCATCTACTGCAAAAGCAGGCCGATACAACAAAGAGGCAGTGAAGCGCCTTCTGAATGGCAGTCAAGAATCCAGTTTCAACAATTTATCTTCTGGTATGGAAATTAAGGATGATTCTGTTGAGCAGCAATACACAGGAATGAAGGCGAGCGACGTAACAACTCCTAAGCAGAAGCCGCAACCATCAGTGTGTCTCACTGGTGTTAGGAGACTCATGAAGACCCCAAGACAGAAGGCTGAACCTGTGGAGGACATCAGAGGAAAACTCCTgaaaacaccaaaacaaaaacctgagCAACAGGAATGCCTCACCGGCGTGAAGAGGATCATGAGGACCCCCAGACAGAAGATTGAACCTGTTGAGGATCTGAGTGGAAAACGTCTGAAAACTCCAAAGCAGAAgtctgaggaaaaaaacatttttaccacCCCGACAGCAAGTGAACACATTAACCTACAACGGAAACTCCTCCAAACTCCCAAGGAAGCAGAAGATGCTGATGTTTCTTTCAGTGGTATTGCAGACCTTCTGGAGACACCGGCAAAAGATTCACATAACCTCGTAACACCAGCTAAAGAATCGCAAGACCTACCAGAACAGACAAACTCAGCAACTCCAAAAGTGAGCAATTCCCCGATAGACTGCTTCGCTGGTAtcaagaaagtaatgaaaacacCTAAACAGAGAAGTGCACCTTTTGAAGGCATTCTTGGAATTGAGAGGCTCATGAAGACTCCCAAAGTGCGAAGTGAACCAGTGGAGGACAACTTCGGTCCCAAGCAGCTCATGAAGTCACCCAGGCTGAGGGGTAGTGCTCCCCTAGAGGACTTTGAGGGACTTCAAGAGCTCATTAAGGAACCAGTTGAG TTTAAAGATCACCCTGCAAGTAGTTActtggatgaagaaaaag ATTTTATTCAAGGACAACCAGAGGACAAAGTGTCATCAGGTGTGACGCATGACACTCCTCAACTTGACATCTCAAGAG AGAAAACTGAAGTTTTGGTGGAGGTTCCCAGTGTTGCTTGTGAGTCATTAGAAGCTAAGAAAGCAGTTTCCCAGGCTGTATCAGAGGCTGCACCAGGAGTGACAGAAATGCACACGGCTTCTATTGAGTCGGCCAATTCAAAGAAATCAGTCCAAGGTAGAAGGGCCAAAATAGCGGAACCCAAAGTGGCTGAACCGGTCACAACAGAATCATCTGAAGGTCCTGTTGTCACAGCTCTTGTCAGAGGAAGAAGGGGGAAGAAGGTAGACCCTACTGAACCACCTGCAGAAGAAGCAATAGTGGCCCCAAAGACGAAAAGAGGAAGATTTGCCAAAAAGGTTGAGACAGTCCAACAGGCTGCCCCTGAAACTTTGCCAGAGCCTGAGAATGAGCAGAGTCTCCCAGTTGATATTGAACCTGTATTGAAAAACAGTGTTGCACCTTTGGAAAACGAGGCTGTGAAACCTAAAAGAGGAAGATATGCCAAAAAGGCCTTGGAACAAATCGATACGTTCCTCGACGCTGCCACTGAAACTTTGATGGAGCCTGATAGTGAACCAACTCTCCCAGAGAATATTGAGCCTCCAATAAGTGACAGTGTTGCACTTTTGGAAAAAGTGGCTGTGAGGCCCAAAAGAGGAAGATGCGCCAAAAAGCCCTCAGAACAAATAGAAACGATCGCTGAAGCTGCCACTGAAACTTTGCCGGAACCTAAGGGTGAGCAGACTCTCCCAGTTGATATTGAGCCTGCAATGAATAAAAGTGTTGCACCTTTAGAAAGAGAGTCTGTTCAACCTAAAAGAGGACGATATGCCAAAAAGGTTGAGACAGTCGAACAGGCTGCCACTGAAACTTTGCCAGAGCCTGAGAGTGAGCAGAGTCTCCCAGTTGATATTGAACCTGTAATGAAAAAGAGTGTTGCACCTTTGGAAAACGAGGCTGTGAAACCTAAAAGAGGAAGATATGCCAAAAAGGCCTTGGATCAAATCGAAACGTTCCTTGAAGCTGCCACTGAAACTTTGATGGAGCCTGATAGTGAACCAACTCTCCCAGAGAATATTGAGCCTCCAATAAGTGACAGTGTTGCACTTTTGGAAAAAGTGGCTGTGAGGCCCAAAAGAGGAAGATGCGCCAAAAAGGCCTCAGAACAAATAGAAACGATCGCTGAAGCTGCCACTGAAACTTTGCCGGAACCTAAGGGTGAGCAGACTCTCCCAGTTGATATTGAGCCTGCAATGAATAAAAGTGTTGCACCTTTAGAAAGAGAGTCTGTTAAGCCTAAAAGAGGACGATATGCCAAAAAGGTTGAGACAGTCGAACAGGCTGCCACTGAAACCTTGCCAGAGCCTGAGAGTAGGCAGAGTCTCCCAGTTGATATTGAACCTGCAATGAACAACAGTGTTGCACCTTTGGAAAAAGAAGCTGTGAAATCTAAAAGAGGAAGATATGCCAAAAAGGCCTTGGAACAAATTGAAACAATCCCTGTAGCTGCCACTTTGCTGGAGCTTGATATTGAGCCTGCAGTGACTGACAATGTTGCACCTTTGGAAGAGGCTGTGAAACCCAAGCGAGGAAGAAAACCCAAACAATTTTCTCACTGTAAACAAGCTCAGTCTTCTGCCTGCAGTGATGTTTCCCAAGATAACACTCAACAAG ATAACAGTGAAGGCAGTGGTGACCGCCAGGGCCAGATGCCAAGTGAACACCATGAAAATAAATCTTCAGATTCTGCTAAGAGTTTGCCAGAATTTAAGACTGCAACAGAGAGAGACATCACTGTCGTTCAGAAGTCGTCTCTTCGAGGCAGACGGGGCAAACTGGTGGAAAATACAGCGGAGGAAGAGAAGCAGGACACGGGTTTTGAAGAAGCTCTCGTCTCAGCTCCAGTCAGGGCCAGAAGAGGGAAGAGAATTGAAGCAACCGCCACACCCGCAGGCAGACAAACTACCAGAAATAGGAAcgcaaagacaaagaaagatgcTTGTGATGCTCAGTCTGTCATGGTGCCAGAGAAAGATATGGAGTTAAATTTGGTGACAGGAACTTCAGAAACCCACACCAGTCAAGATGATGTCAGAATGTCTGATGAGGACTTGGTCAACAAGTCGACTCGGGGCAGAAGAGCTAAGCACACACCTGTTGAACCCCCTCAGCCCAAACTAGAAAAAACGCTGGAGATTGAACAGCCTTCTGTCTCTGTACAACCACAGCTACCAGCACCAACCAATAAAAAGGGAAGAGGCAGAAAAGTGATCTCTGAGACAGTTGAGCTAGAGGAACATGAAAAAGATGAAATCATCTCTGAGGAAATAAAGCATCAGTCCAAGCCTCTCGCCAGAACCAGAGGAAGAAACGCAAAGCACAAAGAAGAGCTAGATAATAGTGACAAGACTTCCATAGTAGCACAGTCTGTACTCCAGGAGATAATAAAAACATCAGGTGAGCAAACTGTTGATGTGGAAAATCCTGTCCAAGTGCAAGCTGAAGCACCACAATTTTCTGAACCAGAGCAAATGAGCGAACACGCTTCTAGCAGTACAAAAACAAGACGAGGAGTGGTACAAAAACTAAAGCAAGAAGCAGTTACTCCTCGGTCGGCAGAGAACCAAGATAGTCCTATTGAGACTCCAACAGAAAAACCCAAACGAGGAAGGCAAGCAAAACAAGTTGAAGATGGTACCACCTCAGAAGAAACTGATATTGCAACAAGGCGAGTGGTACGAAAACCAAAGCAAGAAGTTACTGTTGAATCTGTAGAGAACCATGATTGTCCAATTGGAACACTAACAGAAAAACCCAAACGAGGAAGGAGAGCAAAACAAGTTGAAGATGTTACCACCTCTGAAGTAAAGGAAAAACCTGAACCTCAACAGAAACCGCAACGGGGAAGGGGTTTGaaaactaatttgaaaaacGAGATGCCACAAGTCGTTCCAGCCAAGAGAGCACGACGAGGGTTAGCCTTTGCCTGTGACGGAGGCCAAAGAAGAAGTTCCAGCGTCAGTCACAGTACCGGAGTCAGCTACAGCTTCATTAGAACCAGTCAAAAGGGGAAGACTACAAAAACCTGTAAGATCAGTGAAGTGGAACCTAGAGGTCGAAGTTCATGA